DNA from Aliarcobacter butzleri:
TTTTAATATAAAAGATTTTTGAGTTGATTTTTCTATTAAATTTTTATCTTTTTGGTTTAATTTAAACTCATAAGCAAAACTATTTGAAAATAAGAATAAAATTAATAAAATTAGAGATTTCATAAACTAATATTTTATCTTCGCAAGATACAAACCATTTGGTTTTATAGGAGTTTTAAAAATAATTTTTTCACAATTTAGTTGTTTTCTTAAATCTTCAATAGTTAATTTTTTATCATTTATTGCAAGTAAAAATCCAACCATAAGCCTAATTTGACTTCGTAAATATGAATTTGCAGTAAACTTAAAAACATAAATATCTTTATATTTATAAAATTTTGTATCAAAAATTTCTCTATTTGTATTCTCTTTATCACTTCCTGTTTTATGAAAATATTTGAAATCATGAATTCCAATAAACTCTTTTATAGCCTTTTTTAAAAGCTTTTCATCTACACTTTTTACATAAGTTATAAATTTATCATTAAAAGGTGTTGTCTCTTTTGTAGTAATTAAATATCTATAAACCCTTTTTTTTGCACTAAATCTTGAATGAAAACTTTCATCTACTTTTGATATTTTTTTTATTTTTATAGAAGTTGGAAGATTTTTGTTTAAAATCTCTTTTAATTTAAAAAAATCTTCCCAATACGAAGGTATTTGACAATTAAACACTTGTCCAGATGAGTGAACTTCTTTATCTGTTCTTCCACTTAAAACTATTTGAGTTTTAATATTTATATTTTCAAAAGCCTTTAAAAGTTCATTTTCAACTGTTTTGCCATTTGGTTGTTTTTGGCTTCCTTGAAATAAACTTCCATCATAAGCGACAACAAACTTTAAGTTCATAGAGTTTTAATACTCTTTTTTTATAGTTTTAGAGTATAAAAGATATGTCCCACTAAGCCAAAGAATAGGAATAATATAAAGCGTGTGTAAAAATATTTTATCTCCTATTGATTTGATTAGAACATAATATAATACTATCGAAATTAATGAATACATAATTGCTCTATTTTTTTCATATCTTGGATTAA
Protein-coding regions in this window:
- the truA gene encoding tRNA pseudouridine(38-40) synthase TruA — encoded protein: MNLKFVVAYDGSLFQGSQKQPNGKTVENELLKAFENINIKTQIVLSGRTDKEVHSSGQVFNCQIPSYWEDFFKLKEILNKNLPTSIKIKKISKVDESFHSRFSAKKRVYRYLITTKETTPFNDKFITYVKSVDEKLLKKAIKEFIGIHDFKYFHKTGSDKENTNREIFDTKFYKYKDIYVFKFTANSYLRSQIRLMVGFLLAINDKKLTIEDLRKQLNCEKIIFKTPIKPNGLYLAKIKY